Proteins encoded in a region of the Planococcus citri chromosome 1, ihPlaCitr1.1, whole genome shotgun sequence genome:
- the TyrRS-m gene encoding tyrosine--tRNA ligase, mitochondrial isoform X1, with amino-acid sequence MFLRHINKQWCDNFNIFRKLKRNALRGTYIYRTKFCRRNVLNLHERGMFESIFPENSTNEIVQLLNRKPQHVYAGFDPTASSLHVGNLLILMNLLHWQRAGHNVIALIGCATAQIGDPSGHNKDREEQDGGVVRERARHIQKNIENIFNNHEKYFWSKNPDPSPLPPIKVVDNEEWYKDVKVIDFLSKVGRNFRMGTMLLKDSVNKRIKSEGGMNFAEFTYQIFQANDWLHLFKTYDCKFQIGGKDQMGNIVAGHNLISRVVDQPVYGLTLPLVTNDAGDKFGKSLPNAVWLDKNLTSAFDFYQFFVRTEDSKVEHLLKLFTFLPLDQIAHIMEKQLKNPEQRIAQTKLAEEITVLVHGEGGLKAAQTASSILYAKDLETIGSIPAEHLINLEGVTIVELPWKAGYSVLEFAMDIPCFLSKSDARRIMDAGGFYINMQKVKNIDEVLSQSVHVLPNNITLARVGKKNYWIVKWTS; translated from the exons ATGTTCCTAAGACATATAAACAAACAGTGGTGTGATAACTTCAACATATTTCGTAAACTCAAACGAAATGCATTACGAGGAACCTATATTTATCGTACGAAATTTTGCCGCAGGAATGTATTAAATTTACACGAACGTGGAATGTTCGAATCTATATTCCCCGAAAACTCAAC CAACGAAATAGTCCAGCTTCTGAATCGGAAACCTCAACATGTCTACGCCGGATTTGATCCAACCGCTAGTAGCTTACATGTCGGTAATTTACTCATATTAATGAATTTATTGCATTGGCAAAGAGCTGGTCATAATGTAATTGCTCTG ATTGGCTGTGCAACTGCTCAAATCGGCGATCCTAGTGGCCATAACAAAGATAGAGAAGAACAAGACGGTGGTGTTGTTCGTGAACGAGCCAgacatattcaaaaaaatatcgaaaatattttcaataatcacGAGAAGTATTTCTGGAGCAAGAATCCTGATCCTAGTCCTTTACCACCGATCAA AGTTGTCGATAACGAAGAATGGTACAAAGATGTGAAAGTGATTGATTTTCTCAGCAAAGTTGGAAGGAATTTCAGAATGGGTACCATGTTACTCAAGGATAGtgtaaataaacgaataaaatccGAAGGTGGTATGAATTTCGCTGAATTCACGTATCAAATCTTTCAAGCCAACGATTGGCTTCACCTGTTTAAAACCTACGACTGTAAATTTCAA ATCGGTGGTAAAGATCAAATGGGTAATATCGTCGCTGGTCATAATTTAATCAGTCGAGTCGTAGATCAACCAGTATATG GTTTAACGTTACCTTTAGTTACGAACGACGCTGGAGATAAATTCGGCAAATCGTTACCAAACGCAGTATGGTTGGATAAAAATCTTACTTCGGCATTtgatttctatcaatttttcgtCAGAACTGAAGATAGCAAAGTAGAACACttgttgaaattattcactttcctGCCGTTAGATCAAATAGCTCACATAATGGAAAAACAATTA AAAAATCCAGAGCAAAGAATAGCTCAGACTAAATTAGCCGAAGAAATCACCGTTCTAGTTCACGGAG aaggtgGATTGAAAGCAGCTCAAACCGCATCGTCTATTTTATACGCTAAAGATCTCGAAACAATTGGTAGTATTCCTGCCGAACATTTGATAAATCTAGAAGGAGTTACGATAGTCGAGTTGCCTTGGAAAGCCGGATACTCGGTATTAGAATTTGCAATGGATATTCCGTGTTTTCTATCAAAGA GTGACGCTAGACGAATAATGGATGCCGGTGGATTTTATATTAATATGCAGAAAGTGAAAAATATCGACGAAGTGCTGTCTCAATCCGTTCATGTGTTGCCAAATAATATAACACTAGCTAGAGTAG GAAAGAAAAATTACTGGATTGTAAAATGGACCTCGTAA
- the TyrRS-m gene encoding tyrosine--tRNA ligase, mitochondrial isoform X3 produces the protein MFESIFPENSTNEIVQLLNRKPQHVYAGFDPTASSLHVGNLLILMNLLHWQRAGHNVIALIGCATAQIGDPSGHNKDREEQDGGVVRERARHIQKNIENIFNNHEKYFWSKNPDPSPLPPIKVVDNEEWYKDVKVIDFLSKVGRNFRMGTMLLKDSVNKRIKSEGGMNFAEFTYQIFQANDWLHLFKTYDCKFQIGGKDQMGNIVAGHNLISRVVDQPVYGLTLPLVTNDAGDKFGKSLPNAVWLDKNLTSAFDFYQFFVRTEDSKVEHLLKLFTFLPLDQIAHIMEKQLKNPEQRIAQTKLAEEITVLVHGEGGLKAAQTASSILYAKDLETIGSIPAEHLINLEGVTIVELPWKAGYSVLEFAMDIPCFLSKSDARRIMDAGGFYINMQKVKNIDEVLSQSVHVLPNNITLARVGKKNYWIVKWTS, from the exons ATGTTCGAATCTATATTCCCCGAAAACTCAAC CAACGAAATAGTCCAGCTTCTGAATCGGAAACCTCAACATGTCTACGCCGGATTTGATCCAACCGCTAGTAGCTTACATGTCGGTAATTTACTCATATTAATGAATTTATTGCATTGGCAAAGAGCTGGTCATAATGTAATTGCTCTG ATTGGCTGTGCAACTGCTCAAATCGGCGATCCTAGTGGCCATAACAAAGATAGAGAAGAACAAGACGGTGGTGTTGTTCGTGAACGAGCCAgacatattcaaaaaaatatcgaaaatattttcaataatcacGAGAAGTATTTCTGGAGCAAGAATCCTGATCCTAGTCCTTTACCACCGATCAA AGTTGTCGATAACGAAGAATGGTACAAAGATGTGAAAGTGATTGATTTTCTCAGCAAAGTTGGAAGGAATTTCAGAATGGGTACCATGTTACTCAAGGATAGtgtaaataaacgaataaaatccGAAGGTGGTATGAATTTCGCTGAATTCACGTATCAAATCTTTCAAGCCAACGATTGGCTTCACCTGTTTAAAACCTACGACTGTAAATTTCAA ATCGGTGGTAAAGATCAAATGGGTAATATCGTCGCTGGTCATAATTTAATCAGTCGAGTCGTAGATCAACCAGTATATG GTTTAACGTTACCTTTAGTTACGAACGACGCTGGAGATAAATTCGGCAAATCGTTACCAAACGCAGTATGGTTGGATAAAAATCTTACTTCGGCATTtgatttctatcaatttttcgtCAGAACTGAAGATAGCAAAGTAGAACACttgttgaaattattcactttcctGCCGTTAGATCAAATAGCTCACATAATGGAAAAACAATTA AAAAATCCAGAGCAAAGAATAGCTCAGACTAAATTAGCCGAAGAAATCACCGTTCTAGTTCACGGAG aaggtgGATTGAAAGCAGCTCAAACCGCATCGTCTATTTTATACGCTAAAGATCTCGAAACAATTGGTAGTATTCCTGCCGAACATTTGATAAATCTAGAAGGAGTTACGATAGTCGAGTTGCCTTGGAAAGCCGGATACTCGGTATTAGAATTTGCAATGGATATTCCGTGTTTTCTATCAAAGA GTGACGCTAGACGAATAATGGATGCCGGTGGATTTTATATTAATATGCAGAAAGTGAAAAATATCGACGAAGTGCTGTCTCAATCCGTTCATGTGTTGCCAAATAATATAACACTAGCTAGAGTAG GAAAGAAAAATTACTGGATTGTAAAATGGACCTCGTAA
- the TyrRS-m gene encoding tyrosine--tRNA ligase, mitochondrial isoform X2 → MNVLNLHERGMFESIFPENSTNEIVQLLNRKPQHVYAGFDPTASSLHVGNLLILMNLLHWQRAGHNVIALIGCATAQIGDPSGHNKDREEQDGGVVRERARHIQKNIENIFNNHEKYFWSKNPDPSPLPPIKVVDNEEWYKDVKVIDFLSKVGRNFRMGTMLLKDSVNKRIKSEGGMNFAEFTYQIFQANDWLHLFKTYDCKFQIGGKDQMGNIVAGHNLISRVVDQPVYGLTLPLVTNDAGDKFGKSLPNAVWLDKNLTSAFDFYQFFVRTEDSKVEHLLKLFTFLPLDQIAHIMEKQLKNPEQRIAQTKLAEEITVLVHGEGGLKAAQTASSILYAKDLETIGSIPAEHLINLEGVTIVELPWKAGYSVLEFAMDIPCFLSKSDARRIMDAGGFYINMQKVKNIDEVLSQSVHVLPNNITLARVGKKNYWIVKWTS, encoded by the exons AT GAATGTATTAAATTTACACGAACGTGGAATGTTCGAATCTATATTCCCCGAAAACTCAAC CAACGAAATAGTCCAGCTTCTGAATCGGAAACCTCAACATGTCTACGCCGGATTTGATCCAACCGCTAGTAGCTTACATGTCGGTAATTTACTCATATTAATGAATTTATTGCATTGGCAAAGAGCTGGTCATAATGTAATTGCTCTG ATTGGCTGTGCAACTGCTCAAATCGGCGATCCTAGTGGCCATAACAAAGATAGAGAAGAACAAGACGGTGGTGTTGTTCGTGAACGAGCCAgacatattcaaaaaaatatcgaaaatattttcaataatcacGAGAAGTATTTCTGGAGCAAGAATCCTGATCCTAGTCCTTTACCACCGATCAA AGTTGTCGATAACGAAGAATGGTACAAAGATGTGAAAGTGATTGATTTTCTCAGCAAAGTTGGAAGGAATTTCAGAATGGGTACCATGTTACTCAAGGATAGtgtaaataaacgaataaaatccGAAGGTGGTATGAATTTCGCTGAATTCACGTATCAAATCTTTCAAGCCAACGATTGGCTTCACCTGTTTAAAACCTACGACTGTAAATTTCAA ATCGGTGGTAAAGATCAAATGGGTAATATCGTCGCTGGTCATAATTTAATCAGTCGAGTCGTAGATCAACCAGTATATG GTTTAACGTTACCTTTAGTTACGAACGACGCTGGAGATAAATTCGGCAAATCGTTACCAAACGCAGTATGGTTGGATAAAAATCTTACTTCGGCATTtgatttctatcaatttttcgtCAGAACTGAAGATAGCAAAGTAGAACACttgttgaaattattcactttcctGCCGTTAGATCAAATAGCTCACATAATGGAAAAACAATTA AAAAATCCAGAGCAAAGAATAGCTCAGACTAAATTAGCCGAAGAAATCACCGTTCTAGTTCACGGAG aaggtgGATTGAAAGCAGCTCAAACCGCATCGTCTATTTTATACGCTAAAGATCTCGAAACAATTGGTAGTATTCCTGCCGAACATTTGATAAATCTAGAAGGAGTTACGATAGTCGAGTTGCCTTGGAAAGCCGGATACTCGGTATTAGAATTTGCAATGGATATTCCGTGTTTTCTATCAAAGA GTGACGCTAGACGAATAATGGATGCCGGTGGATTTTATATTAATATGCAGAAAGTGAAAAATATCGACGAAGTGCTGTCTCAATCCGTTCATGTGTTGCCAAATAATATAACACTAGCTAGAGTAG GAAAGAAAAATTACTGGATTGTAAAATGGACCTCGTAA